A genomic segment from Lasioglossum baleicum chromosome 5, iyLasBale1, whole genome shotgun sequence encodes:
- the LOC143208584 gene encoding histone H4 has protein sequence MTGRGKGGKGLGKGGAKRHRKVLRDNIQGITKPAIRRLARRGGVKRISGLIYEETRGVLKVFLENVIRDAVTYTEHAKRKTVTAMDVVYALKRQGRTLYGFGG, from the coding sequence ATGACTGGCCGTGGAAAGGGAGGAAAGGGATTGGGAAAGGGAGGAGCAAAGCGTCATAGAAAGGTTTTGCGTGATAACATCCAGGGTATCACCAAGCCTGCCATCCGTCGTCTGGCTCGTCGTGGCGGTGTCAAACGTATTTCTGGTTTGATCTACGAAGAAACTCGCGGTGTTCTTAAGGTTTTCCTTGAGAACGTGATCCGTGATGCTGTTACTTATACCGAGCACGCTAAGAGGAAGACTGTGACGGCAATGGACGTCGTGTATGCCCTGAAGCGTCAAGGAAGAACCCTCTACGGTTTCGGCGGTTAA
- the LOC143208580 gene encoding histone H3, with protein sequence MARTKQTARKSTGGKAPRKQLATKAARKSAPATGGVKKPHRYRPGTVALREIRRYQKSTELLIRKLPFQRLVREIAQDFKTDLRFQSSAVMALQEASEAYLVGLFEDTNLCAIHAKRVTIMPKDIQLARRIRGERA encoded by the coding sequence ATGGCTCGTACCAAGCAGACCGCTCGTAAATCGACTGGTGGAAAGGCTCCACGTAAGCAGTTGGCCACCAAGGCAGCTCGTAAGAGTGCCCCGGCTACCGGAGGAGTGAAGAAGCCCCATCGCTACAGGCCTGGAACCGTCGCTCTTCGTGAAATCCGTAGATACCAGAAGAGCACCGAACTTCTGATCAGAAAGTTGCCTTTCCAACGCCTGGTTCGTGAAATCGCCCAGGACTTCAAGACCGATCTGCGCTTCCAGAGCTCGGCTGTTATGGCTCTGCAGGAAGCCAGCGAAGCTTACTTGGTTGGTCTGTTCGAAGACACCAACCTGTGTGCCATCCACGCTAAACGCGTTACCATCATGCCCAAGGACATCCAGCTGGCTCGTCGCATCCGTGGAGAGAGAGCTTAA
- the LOC143208579 gene encoding histone H3 → MARTKQTARKSTGGKAPRKQLATKAARKSAPATGGVKKPHRYRPGTVALREIRRYQKSTELLIRKLPFQRLVREIAQDFKTDLRFQSSAVMALQEASEAYLVGLFEDTNLCAIHAKRVTIMPKDIQLARRIRGERA, encoded by the coding sequence ATGGCTCGTACCAAGCAGACCGCTCGTAAATCGACTGGTGGAAAGGCTCCACGTAAGCAGTTGGCCACCAAGGCAGCTCGTAAGAGTGCCCCGGCTACCGGAGGAGTGAAGAAGCCCCATCGCTACAGGCCTGGAACCGTCGCTCTTCGTGAAATCCGTAGATACCAGAAGAGCACCGAACTTCTCATCAGGAAGTTGCCTTTCCAACGCCTGGTTCGTGAAATCGCCCAGGACTTCAAGACCGATCTGCGATTCCAGAGCTCGGCTGTAATGGCCCTGCAGGAAGCTAGCGAAGCTTACTTGGTTGGTCTGTTCGAAGACACCAACCTTTGTGCCATCCACGCCAAGAGAGTAACAATCATGCCCAAGGATATTCAATTGGCTAGACGTATTCGCGGTGAAAGAGCTTAA
- the LOC143208581 gene encoding histone H2A-like, producing MSGRGKGGKAKGKAKSRSNRAGLQFPVGRIHRLLRKGNYAERVGAGAPVYLAAVMEYLAAEVLELAGNAARDNKKTRIIPRHLQLAIRNDEELNKLLSGVTIAQGGVLPNIQAVLLPKKTDKKA from the coding sequence ATGTCTGGACGTGGCAAAGGTGGCAAAGCTAAGGGAAAGGCGAAGTCCCGTTCTAACCGAGCTGGTCTGCAGTTCCCAGTCGGTCGTATTCACCGTCTTCTTCGCAAAGGCAATTATGCCGAGCGTGTCGGAGCTGGTGCTCCCGTCTACTTGGCAGCAGTGATGGAATATCTGGCTGCTGAAGTATTGGAGTTGGCAGGAAACGCAGCTCGTGACAACAAGAAGACCAGAATCATCCCGAGACACTTGCAACTCGCTATCAGGAATGACGAAGAGTTGAACAAACTTCTCTCTGGAGTGACCATTGCCCAGGGCGGTGTCTTGCCAAACATCCAGGCTGTTCTCTTACCCAAGAAGACTGACAAGAAAGCTTAA
- the LOC143208583 gene encoding histone H4: protein MTGRGKGGKGLGKGGAKRHRKVLRDNIQGITKPAIRRLARRGGVKRISGLIYEETRGVLKVFLENVIRDAVTYTEHAKRKTVTAMDVVYALKRQGRTLYGFGG from the coding sequence ATGACTGGCCGTGGAAAGGGAGGAAAGGGATTGGGAAAGGGAGGAGCAAAGCGTCATAGGAAGGTTTTGCGTGATAACATCCAGGGTATCACCAAGCCCGCCATCCGTCGTCTGGCTCGTCGTGGCGGTGTCAAACGTATTTCTGGCTTGATCTACGAAGAAACTCGTGGTGTACTGAAGGTATTCCTCGAGAACGTGATCCGTGACGCCGTCACCTACACCGAGCACGCTAAGAGGAAGACCGTGACAGCAATGGACGTCGTGTACGCCCTGAAGCGTCAAGGAAGAACCCTCTACGGTTTCGGCGGTTAA
- the LOC143208575 gene encoding uncharacterized protein LOC143208575 isoform X1, with the protein MESRNHGKLFLLEHDESQIVGAKLPSIGQVLRVLFYNLRKVKLNLRSSSYLVVKEVEVLWEKAKIPFRQSHHSIKKLESLYQKWRLLQKNSTRRSQLQDNKEQQFLDQLDDLFDIAHVDALEMITIDEDKQFLLNQRKKGRPGSMIGGDRVLYAKEQRQALRQAKEEARRVKTQAAMQEETINFASIASPDDDEENRQCTEDEDEDPALESNASDCDATEPGPSKPKRKRGSKQVL; encoded by the exons ATGGAGAGTAGAAATCACggaaaactgttcttattagaacatgacgAAAGTCAAATTGTAggcgctaagttgccatcgataGGGCAAGTTTTAAGagttttgttttacaatttacggaaagtgaaattgaaccttcgatCTAGCTCATATCTTGTTGTGAAAGAAGTGGAAGTGTTGTGGGAGAAGGCAAAAATTCCATTCAGGCAAAGCCATCACAGCATCAAGAAATTGGAGTCCTTATACCAGAAGTGGAGGCTGTTACAAAAGAATTCTACACGACGATCGCAGCTACAAGATAACAAGGAACAacagtttcttgatcaattagatgATCTTTTCGATATCGCACATGTTGATGCTTTAGAAATGATCACGATAGATGAAGATAAACAATTTCTTCTGAACCAAAGAAAAAAAGGACGACCAGGATCGATGATTGGAGGAGATCGAGTTCTTTACGCAAAAGAACAGAGACAAGCGCTTCGTCAAGCAAAAGAAGAAGCACGTCGAGTTAAAACGCAAGCAGCTATGCAAG AAGAAACAATCAACTTTGCATCAATTGCTTCacccgacgacgacgaagaaaatCGGCAATGTACTgaggatgaggatgaggatCCTGCGCTGGAGTCCAATGCGAGCGATTGCGATGCAACAGAACCTGGTCCGAGCAAACCTAAACGAAAACGCGGTTCAAAACAG GTACTGTGA
- the LOC143208577 gene encoding histone H1 produces the protein MEDKTSSGNVAAEAVESTASPKKATKSSKSKVQRVKASHPPTSEMVNSAIKELKDRKGSSLQAIKKYIASTYMVDGEKLAPFIKRYLKTAVTSGAVVQTKGKGASGSFKLNTGKSTTEISKTKKTRSPRKPAKTPAVEKKTVAKKASPPKKPASPKKPVEKKAAVVKKTPTKAAATKAKAASEVKSPSKAKKTAKAPAAKTKTPKPKKASAAKAVKSPAKK, from the coding sequence ATGGAGGACAAGACCAGCTCTGGGAACGTTGCAGCTGAAGCCGTGGAGAGCACTGCAAGTCCGAAGAAGGCAACGAAGAGCAGCAAGTCGAAGGTACAACGGGTGAAGGCCTCGCACCCGCCTACATCTGAGATGGTGAATTCCGCCATCAAGGAGCTGAAGGATCGCAAGGGGTCATCTCTGCAAGCCATCAAGAAGTACATCGCTTCGACGTACATGGTAGACGGCGAGAAATTGGCGCCATTCATCAAGAGGTACTTGAAAACCGCTGTCACTTCCGGTGCAGTGGTGCAAACCAAGGGCAAAGGTGCATCTGGCTCGTTCAAGCTGAACACTGGCAAGAGCACAACCGAGATTTCGAAGACCAAGAAGACAAGGAGCCCCAGGAAACCAGCAAAGACGCCAGCGGTCGAGAAGAAGACCGTAGCCAAGAAAGCTTCACCGCCGAAGAAACCCGCTTCCCCAAAGAAGCCAGTTGAAAAGAAGGCCGCTGTCGTAAAGAAGACACCAACCAAAGCTGCTGCCACAAAAGCCAAAGCAGCCAGCGAAGTCAAGAGCCCGTCCAAGGCCAAGAAGACCGCGAAGGCTCCTGCTGCCAAAACTAAGACTCCGAAGCCGAAGAAGGCCTCCGCTGCAAAAGCAGTGAAATCCCCGGCGAAGAAATAA
- the LOC143208575 gene encoding uncharacterized protein LOC143208575 isoform X2 has protein sequence MESRNHGKLFLLEHDESQIVGAKLPSIGQVLRVLFYNLRKVKLNLRSSSYLVVKEVEVLWEKAKIPFRQSHHSIKKLESLYQKWRLLQKNSTRRSQLQDNKEQQFLDQLDDLFDIAHVDALEMITIDEDKQFLLNQRKKGRPGSMIGGDRVLYAKEQRQALRQAKEEARRVKTQAAMQETINFASIASPDDDEENRQCTEDEDEDPALESNASDCDATEPGPSKPKRKRGSKQVL, from the exons ATGGAGAGTAGAAATCACggaaaactgttcttattagaacatgacgAAAGTCAAATTGTAggcgctaagttgccatcgataGGGCAAGTTTTAAGagttttgttttacaatttacggaaagtgaaattgaaccttcgatCTAGCTCATATCTTGTTGTGAAAGAAGTGGAAGTGTTGTGGGAGAAGGCAAAAATTCCATTCAGGCAAAGCCATCACAGCATCAAGAAATTGGAGTCCTTATACCAGAAGTGGAGGCTGTTACAAAAGAATTCTACACGACGATCGCAGCTACAAGATAACAAGGAACAacagtttcttgatcaattagatgATCTTTTCGATATCGCACATGTTGATGCTTTAGAAATGATCACGATAGATGAAGATAAACAATTTCTTCTGAACCAAAGAAAAAAAGGACGACCAGGATCGATGATTGGAGGAGATCGAGTTCTTTACGCAAAAGAACAGAGACAAGCGCTTCGTCAAGCAAAAGAAGAAGCACGTCGAGTTAAAACGCAAGCAGCTATGCAAG AAACAATCAACTTTGCATCAATTGCTTCacccgacgacgacgaagaaaatCGGCAATGTACTgaggatgaggatgaggatCCTGCGCTGGAGTCCAATGCGAGCGATTGCGATGCAACAGAACCTGGTCCGAGCAAACCTAAACGAAAACGCGGTTCAAAACAG GTACTGTGA
- the LOC143208582 gene encoding histone H2B — protein sequence MPPKASGKAVKKAGKAQKNISKTDKKKKRRRKESYAIYIYKVLKQVHPDTGISSKAMSIMNSFVNDVFERIAAEASRLAHYNKRSTITSREIQTAVRLLLPGELAKHAVSEGTKAVTKYTSSK from the coding sequence ATGCCACCTAAAGCAAGTGGAAAAGCTGTGAAGAAGGCCGGCAAGGCCCAGAAGAACATCAGCAAGActgacaagaagaagaagaggaggaggaaggaGAGCTACGCAATCTACATCTACAAGGTGTTGAAGCAGGTCCACCCTGACACTGGAATCTCCAGCAAAGCCATGAGCATCATGAACAGCTTCGTGAATGATGTTTTTGAGCGCATCGCTGCCGAAGCCTCCCGTTTGGCTCATTACAACAAGAGATCCACCATCACGTCTCGGGAGATCCAAACCGCTGTCAGGCTCCTCCTGCCTGGTGAACTGGCTAAGCACGCTGTCTCTGAAGGAACCAAGGCTGTCACCAAATACACCAGCTCGAAGTAA
- the LOC143208652 gene encoding histone H2B, with protein MPPKASGKAVKKAGKAQKNISKTDKKKKRRRKESYAIYIYKVLKQVHPDTGISSKAMSIMNSFVNDVFERIAAEASRLAHYNKRSTITSREIQTAVRLLLPGELAKHAVSEGTKAVTKYTSSK; from the coding sequence ATGCCACCCAAAGCGAGCGGAAAAGCTGTGAAGAAGGCCGGCAAGGCCCAGAAAAACATCAGTAAGActgacaagaagaagaagaggaggaggaaggaGAGCTACGCAATCTACATCTACAAGGTGTTGAAGCAGGTCCACCCTGACACTGGAATCTCCAGCAAAGCCATGAGCATCATGAACAGTTTTGTGAATGATGTTTTTGAGCGCATCGCTGCCGAAGCTTCTCGTTTGGCTCATTACAACAAGAGATCTACCATCACGTCTCGGGAGATCCAAACCGCTGTCAGGCTCCTCCTGCCTGGTGAACTGGCCAAGCACGCTGTCTCTGAAGGCACCAAGGCTGTCACCAAATACACCAGCTCGAAGTAA
- the LOC143208578 gene encoding histone H1-like, producing the protein MEGKVSVGSAVEGAALPVKKIAKSKLKVRSTKPYHPSTANMVRAAIKALKDRKGSSLQAIKKYISTTYKVDGDKLSPFIKRYLKTALTSGAVVQTSGKGASGSFKLPIKASDAKAKGQSPRRKPVKKVDVAKMAAKKPVAVKKPLDTKPAALKRNAKASAAIKMRSAVKSISKAKKIVKRTTARTKAPKPRKMIVRKSGKIGRK; encoded by the coding sequence ATGGAAGGTAAAGTCTCTGTTGGTTCTGCTGTGGAAGGTGCAGCCCTTCCAGTGAAGAAAATCGCGAAGTCCAAGTTGAAAGTGCGATCTACAAAACCGTACCATCCGTCGACGGCAAACATGGTGAGAGCCGCCATCAAAGCATTGAAGGATCGTAAAGGATCGTCTCTTCAAGCCATCAAAAAGTACATATCGACCACCTACAAGGTTGACGGTGACAAATTGTCTCCTTTCATAAAACGTTACTTGAAGACAGCGTTGACATCTGGTGCTGTGGTGCAAACAAGTGGCAAAGGAGCTTCTGGATCGTTCAAATTGCCGATCAAAGCGTCCGATGCAAAAGCTAAAGGGCAGAGTCCACGTAGAAAGCCTGTGAAGAAGGTTGATGTCGCTAAAATGGCCGCCAAAAAACCGGTTGCTGTAAAGAAGCCTCTTGACACGAAACCCGCTGCACTGAAAAGAAATGCGAAAGCCTCTGCCGCCATCAAAATGAGATCAGCAGTCAAGTCGATCTCCAAAGCTAAGAAAATTGTCAAGAGAACCACCGCGAGGACTAAAGCACCCAAACCGAGGAAGATGATCGTCCGTAAATCAGGAAAGATTGGAAGGAAGTAA